A region from the Desulfomarina profundi genome encodes:
- a CDS encoding DUF2189 domain-containing protein: MEEPVVSDQEDILPEEGDVAGSEEEFDDEPLEIDEEEILSAVESEPESFDEESAPAGPADEPAGEPVDDFAVQLDETLPEIDDFDEPLISDDIQEIEGQPLLDEVDVIDDPDSIESQEDIGVEIEESEIIEVFDEEDETDTLLEDPLEEPPEIETEKCSVCGKEDSIGEPFIAKNGQLFCTDCLPEVMEDEEKVIPPGEDVTSTLRARGLQGNDPEVTEVKTFRSSFTVSGVIREAWRETKGAKASIWAGAAVFYLLLLILTAGSAFLAPYLTTNPAASGGLTNFGIQAFSGVLTSIVSALFTAGLFYMGVRKVAGDTLSWKMIFSGFPKFGKVIVASLLQTLLVSIGMLLFIIPGIYLMIGYGLAIPLILDRDMGPWQALEASRKAIHKVWWKVAGAVIVMGLIYMVSVIPLGLGMIWTLPMSFALAGVIYRHLFGSKTSGQSEKRS; this comes from the coding sequence GTGGAAGAACCGGTTGTGTCGGATCAGGAGGATATTCTTCCGGAAGAAGGTGACGTGGCAGGGTCGGAAGAAGAATTCGACGATGAACCTCTGGAGATTGATGAGGAGGAAATATTGTCGGCAGTGGAATCTGAACCCGAATCATTCGACGAAGAATCGGCACCAGCTGGTCCTGCTGATGAGCCTGCTGGCGAACCCGTGGATGACTTTGCAGTACAACTTGATGAAACTTTGCCTGAAATAGATGACTTTGACGAACCTCTGATCAGCGACGACATACAGGAAATTGAAGGACAGCCCCTGCTGGACGAGGTGGATGTGATTGATGACCCTGATTCCATTGAATCACAAGAGGATATTGGAGTCGAAATAGAGGAGAGTGAGATTATAGAAGTTTTTGACGAGGAGGACGAAACTGACACTCTCCTTGAAGATCCTCTGGAAGAGCCTCCTGAAATTGAAACGGAAAAATGTTCTGTCTGTGGCAAAGAGGACAGTATTGGAGAGCCGTTTATTGCAAAGAATGGTCAGCTGTTCTGTACAGACTGCCTGCCGGAGGTCATGGAAGATGAAGAAAAAGTTATTCCTCCCGGGGAAGATGTGACATCGACTCTGCGGGCCAGGGGCCTCCAGGGAAATGATCCGGAAGTCACCGAAGTTAAGACATTCCGTTCTTCATTCACGGTTTCGGGAGTGATCAGGGAGGCGTGGCGGGAAACAAAAGGGGCCAAAGCTTCCATCTGGGCAGGTGCGGCTGTGTTCTACCTGCTGCTCCTGATCCTTACAGCCGGATCAGCTTTTCTTGCACCGTACCTCACGACCAATCCTGCTGCATCTGGTGGCCTGACCAATTTCGGGATACAGGCTTTTTCAGGTGTGCTTACCAGTATTGTCTCTGCTCTTTTCACCGCGGGGCTGTTCTACATGGGGGTGAGAAAGGTTGCCGGGGATACACTTTCATGGAAAATGATTTTCAGCGGCTTTCCAAAATTCGGTAAAGTGATTGTTGCCAGTCTCCTGCAGACATTGCTTGTGAGTATCGGTATGCTTCTTTTTATAATTCCGGGAATTTATCTTATGATAGGGTACGGCCTTGCCATACCGTTAATCCTGGACCGGGATATGGGGCCGTGGCAGGCACTTGAGGCTTCAAGAAAAGCCATCCACAAGGTGTGGTGGAAGGTGGCCGGTGCGGTAATTGTGATGGGATTGATTTACATGGTCTCTGTTATTCCGCTTGGGCTCGGTATGATCTGGACACTGCCCATGTCGTTTGCCCTTGCGGGAGTTATTTATCGACATCTCTTTGGCTCAAAGACGAGTGGGCAGTCGGAGAAGAGATCGTAA
- a CDS encoding NfeD family protein yields MTTIPFPLFWLIMGVMLLFLEMALPGFVLFFFGLGALITSLVTYLFPINISWQLALFIAASLASLFSLRNVIQRRFFKQPTGEGRKKRWTRMCCLLWPASGV; encoded by the coding sequence ATGACAACGATTCCATTTCCTCTTTTCTGGCTTATCATGGGGGTAATGCTGCTTTTTCTGGAGATGGCCCTGCCCGGGTTTGTGCTGTTTTTTTTCGGCCTGGGAGCCCTGATTACTTCTCTGGTCACCTACCTGTTTCCCATCAACATCAGCTGGCAGCTTGCCCTTTTTATCGCGGCTTCACTGGCTTCCCTTTTTTCCCTGCGAAATGTCATTCAGCGCCGGTTTTTCAAGCAGCCAACTGGAGAGGGGAGGAAAAAAAGGTGGACGAGGATGTGCTGCTTGCTGTGGCCGGCGAGCGGGGTGTAG
- a CDS encoding NfeD family protein, producing MTIVPPAEGRIKYAGTFWRATADERIDEGEIISVVSQDGLVIHVEKV from the coding sequence ATGACAATCGTACCGCCGGCTGAGGGAAGAATTAAATACGCTGGAACATTCTGGCGGGCAACAGCGGATGAGAGGATCGATGAAGGTGAAATAATCTCTGTGGTTTCCCAGGATGGTCTGGTTATCCATGTTGAAAAGGTCTGA
- a CDS encoding DMT family transporter: MVLCAALVSTSFTVGAAITETLDPAVLTFIRFVIAALCFGPLVRFRYGATYSFSLFWRCGIISCSLVVFFWCMFLSLRYTTALNTSVIFTLVPSFSGIYAFFLLKEKLTKAQLIALACGMIGAVWVIFRGNMTTFLEMNWNRGDLIFLAGGFAMGLYTPLIRLFHRDEPMAVMTFWVLVTGALWLFLFSGHRLLTMDWSAVPLKGWAGVVYLAIFTTVITFFLTQYAVPFIGPTRVMAYSYLYPGLVLLLDLVLGHPLPPFRVLPGVVVVLFAMGVIQFSEKESDP, from the coding sequence ATGGTACTTTGTGCTGCCCTGGTTTCCACGTCTTTTACCGTGGGGGCCGCCATTACGGAGACGCTTGATCCGGCAGTGCTCACGTTTATCCGTTTTGTTATTGCCGCGCTCTGCTTCGGTCCCCTGGTTCGTTTCAGGTATGGGGCCACCTACTCCTTTTCCCTCTTCTGGCGATGCGGAATTATCAGCTGCAGCCTGGTTGTCTTTTTCTGGTGCATGTTTCTTTCTCTGCGTTATACAACAGCACTGAATACCAGCGTGATCTTTACCCTTGTCCCATCTTTTTCAGGAATCTACGCCTTTTTTCTTTTAAAAGAGAAGCTGACAAAAGCTCAGCTCATTGCCCTTGCCTGTGGAATGATTGGCGCTGTCTGGGTTATTTTTCGCGGGAATATGACGACTTTTCTGGAGATGAACTGGAACAGGGGAGATCTGATTTTTCTGGCGGGAGGATTCGCCATGGGGCTCTATACTCCCCTGATACGTCTTTTCCACCGGGATGAACCCATGGCCGTCATGACGTTCTGGGTGCTGGTTACCGGGGCTCTCTGGCTTTTTCTGTTCAGTGGGCATCGATTACTGACCATGGACTGGTCAGCAGTTCCTCTGAAAGGGTGGGCAGGGGTTGTGTATCTGGCAATTTTTACAACAGTGATCACCTTTTTTCTCACCCAGTATGCCGTACCCTTTATCGGACCGACCAGGGTGATGGCCTACTCCTATCTTTATCCCGGACTGGTTCTGCTGCTGGACCTGGTACTGGGGCATCCGCTCCCGCCTTTCAGGGTCTTGCCCGGGGTAGTTGTGGTTCTGTTCGCCATGGGTGTTATACAGTTTTCAGAAAAAGAATCAGATCCGTGA
- a CDS encoding CBS domain-containing protein, with product MKTTAADIMITEFSTLLPGTPVIDAIKVFQETSKKQGRRLFGIIVTDENQRLAGMLSMYDILLYLRPKHIHLWGTMEDFDIAGVIDAAGNRIKNILVGDIMTPEVVTIDAGANLMMVLDIMIKKHVRRLPVVEDERIVGIVYISDLFNHLLDQISH from the coding sequence ATGAAAACAACTGCCGCTGATATCATGATCACGGAATTTTCAACTTTGCTTCCCGGGACCCCTGTTATAGATGCCATAAAGGTATTTCAGGAAACCTCAAAAAAACAGGGCAGGCGGCTCTTCGGCATCATAGTCACCGATGAGAACCAGCGTCTGGCTGGGATGCTCTCCATGTACGATATTCTTCTTTACCTGCGACCCAAGCATATTCATCTCTGGGGAACCATGGAGGATTTTGATATTGCCGGGGTGATTGATGCCGCAGGAAACAGGATAAAAAACATTCTCGTTGGTGACATCATGACTCCGGAGGTGGTGACCATTGATGCCGGGGCCAATCTGATGATGGTCCTTGATATCATGATCAAGAAACATGTCCGCAGGCTGCCTGTGGTGGAGGATGAGCGAATCGTCGGAATTGTTTATATCTCCGACCTGTTCAACCATCTTCTCGATCAGATCAGCCATTGA
- a CDS encoding CBS domain-containing protein yields MVVIERKNTLRNLSVSDAMRRQVVQLEQTVSLDHGINILIKYKVNALLTIDAERKPIGVVSKTDIMGAYYAGLPIESPLEYIMVSPPLFCHSEDSLEAALELMRSHGVYRLYVLDSESDKLVGALAYPDIVGLLYQYCRQCEFNHLNILKHHEENDSMRRFSVREVMTSQVKSVGRNETLSSVMEELSAHRFGAILVADDDGAPCGVISKTDLALTFKHGVDPQAPAHTVMSSPVHTCDVELLLEEAIRKMILTDTHRLFVHEGDRGNIVGVLSLSDAARVRSGSCHGCVSSRIKVEDHD; encoded by the coding sequence ATGGTCGTAATTGAGCGGAAAAATACTCTTCGAAACCTCTCAGTCAGTGATGCCATGCGACGCCAGGTTGTTCAACTTGAGCAGACGGTGTCCCTGGATCACGGAATAAATATCCTGATCAAATACAAGGTAAACGCCCTGCTGACAATTGATGCGGAGAGAAAACCGATTGGTGTCGTTTCCAAAACTGATATCATGGGGGCCTATTATGCCGGGCTGCCCATTGAGTCTCCCCTTGAATATATCATGGTTTCTCCACCGCTTTTCTGCCACTCGGAAGACAGCCTGGAGGCGGCCCTGGAGCTGATGCGAAGCCACGGTGTTTACCGGCTGTATGTTCTTGACAGCGAATCGGATAAACTGGTGGGGGCTCTCGCCTATCCGGATATTGTCGGGCTGTTGTACCAGTATTGCCGCCAGTGTGAGTTCAATCACCTCAATATTCTCAAACACCATGAAGAAAATGATTCCATGCGCAGGTTTTCCGTGCGTGAAGTGATGACTTCGCAGGTCAAGAGTGTCGGGAGAAACGAGACTCTGAGCAGTGTAATGGAAGAACTTTCCGCTCACAGGTTCGGGGCTATTCTGGTTGCGGATGATGATGGAGCGCCTTGCGGTGTTATTTCAAAAACGGATCTGGCACTTACCTTCAAACATGGGGTGGACCCGCAGGCGCCCGCCCATACGGTTATGAGCTCTCCGGTACATACCTGTGATGTGGAGTTGCTGCTTGAAGAGGCGATCAGGAAAATGATATTGACGGATACCCACCGTCTCTTTGTCCATGAGGGTGATAGGGGGAATATCGTCGGGGTTCTCTCTCTTTCGGATGCGGCCAGGGTGCGTTCAGGTTCTTGTCATGGCTGTGTTTCCAGCAGAATTAAGGTGGAAGATCACGACTGA
- a CDS encoding DnaJ domain-containing protein, which produces MKNYYEILQVTATSTEDEIRRNYRRLAMRYHPDRNPDSPEAEEKFKEIAEAYGVLTDPVKRQQYDRMKASGNGATGFTYSQEDILRDLFKDPRFQQMFNGLLREFQRSGFRSSSHFIKNSFFRGKGGIFLGGIFFVGSMAGPLLSRTAKKSIGNNSSLLKSLTSTLGSLLGGHGRQEDRKEETKQLPDYDTTYHTPLSADELKRGKTIQVVVYGNRGEQTLKVKIPPNSRNGQKLRIKGKGRPGPYGRGDLYLNLVEQSSGQS; this is translated from the coding sequence ATGAAAAATTATTATGAAATTCTCCAGGTAACCGCCACTTCCACGGAAGATGAAATCCGTCGTAATTATCGCAGGCTGGCCATGCGCTACCACCCCGACAGAAACCCGGACTCCCCGGAGGCGGAAGAAAAGTTCAAGGAAATCGCGGAAGCGTACGGTGTCCTCACAGATCCGGTTAAGCGGCAGCAGTACGACAGGATGAAGGCTTCCGGAAACGGCGCAACCGGTTTCACCTACAGCCAAGAGGATATTCTCCGCGATCTCTTTAAAGACCCAAGGTTTCAACAGATGTTCAACGGGCTGCTGCGGGAATTCCAACGATCTGGATTCCGTTCCAGCTCACATTTCATCAAAAACAGTTTTTTCAGGGGAAAGGGGGGTATTTTTCTTGGTGGTATCTTTTTCGTCGGTTCCATGGCCGGTCCTCTGCTCTCGAGAACTGCGAAAAAATCCATTGGTAATAATTCATCTCTCCTCAAATCCCTCACCTCGACCCTTGGCTCACTGTTGGGCGGACACGGCAGGCAGGAGGACAGGAAGGAAGAAACGAAACAGTTACCGGATTATGATACAACCTACCATACTCCCCTTTCCGCGGATGAGCTGAAGCGGGGAAAAACCATTCAGGTCGTCGTTTACGGTAACCGAGGCGAACAGACCCTGAAGGTCAAAATCCCACCGAACAGTAGAAACGGTCAGAAGCTGAGAATAAAGGGAAAAGGCCGCCCCGGCCCTTATGGCCGCGGAGACCTCTACCTTAATCTTGTGGAACAATCATCCGGTCAGTCGTGA
- a CDS encoding FAD-dependent oxidoreductase — protein sequence MKKLFVLLVIIALVAAFFIFDFDQLLTLEAIKSRQAEFEQLKATSPVMVSLVFFGLYVLVTALSLPGAALMTLVAGALFGLVWGLVLVSFASTIGATLAFLVSRYLLKETVQNRFGDRLAPINKGIEREGAFYLFTLRLVPVFPFFLINILMGLTPIRTITYYWVSQVGMLAGTVVYVNAGTQLARIDSLGGIISLPLLLSFALLGLFPLIAKKIIDWLKRRKVYAAWPRPKRFDRNLIVIGAGAAGLVSSLIGAAVKAKVTLVEANKMGGDCLNYGCVPSKALIKSAKIVHFMKNGEHYGLEPVEPQFSFKKVMARVHRVISEVEPHDSVERFTSLGVEVLEGYGELVDPWTVIVKLKNGETRRLTARSIIIAAGAEPFVPPLPGIEDSGYLTSDTLWEELATHDNPPEKLVILGGGPIGCELSQCFARLGSTVWQVERGGTIMSREDAEVSAFARAALEKDGVHVLTGHSALRCEREGDVKYVVVEHEGQEKRLDYDVLICAVGRSARLKGYGLENLGITTERTVVTNDYLETLYPNIYAAGDVAGPYQFTHTAGHQAWYATVNSLFGEWKKFRVDYSVIPWTTFIDPEVARVGLNEQEAKEKKIAYEVTRFGIDDLDRAIADGAAHGFIKVLTVPGKDKILGVTLVGEHGGDLLTEFVLAMKHGLGLNKILSTIHTYPTLAETNKYVAGEWKKSHAPEKLLGWIERYHTWKRG from the coding sequence ATGAAGAAATTATTTGTGCTTCTTGTGATTATTGCTCTTGTGGCCGCTTTTTTTATTTTTGATTTTGATCAGCTTCTGACCCTGGAAGCAATCAAATCACGCCAGGCGGAGTTTGAGCAGCTGAAGGCAACCTCTCCAGTGATGGTCAGTCTTGTCTTTTTCGGGCTCTATGTCCTGGTCACAGCCCTTTCGCTTCCCGGTGCGGCCCTGATGACCCTTGTGGCCGGCGCTTTGTTCGGCCTGGTCTGGGGACTTGTGCTTGTCTCATTTGCTTCAACCATCGGGGCGACTCTGGCCTTCCTCGTCTCCCGCTATCTCCTGAAAGAAACCGTGCAGAACCGCTTCGGCGACAGGCTGGCACCGATCAACAAGGGCATAGAAAGGGAAGGGGCCTTTTATCTCTTTACCCTGCGTCTGGTACCGGTATTCCCCTTTTTTCTCATCAATATCCTCATGGGACTGACTCCCATCCGAACCATAACCTATTACTGGGTCAGCCAGGTCGGTATGCTGGCGGGAACCGTGGTATATGTGAACGCGGGGACCCAGCTGGCCAGAATTGACAGCCTGGGGGGAATTATCTCACTGCCGCTTCTTCTCTCTTTTGCGCTGCTCGGTCTTTTTCCGCTTATCGCCAAAAAAATTATCGACTGGCTGAAGAGAAGAAAGGTGTATGCCGCCTGGCCCAGGCCAAAGCGTTTTGACAGGAACCTGATTGTCATCGGGGCCGGGGCGGCGGGACTTGTGAGTTCCCTGATCGGTGCGGCAGTCAAGGCGAAGGTCACTCTTGTTGAGGCCAATAAGATGGGGGGTGACTGCCTGAATTACGGTTGTGTGCCAAGCAAGGCATTGATCAAAAGTGCGAAGATTGTCCATTTTATGAAAAATGGTGAACATTACGGCCTGGAACCGGTGGAGCCGCAGTTCAGTTTCAAAAAGGTGATGGCGCGTGTCCATCGGGTGATCAGCGAGGTGGAACCCCATGACAGCGTGGAGCGCTTCACCTCCCTGGGTGTGGAGGTCCTGGAAGGATACGGAGAGCTGGTGGACCCGTGGACGGTGATCGTAAAACTGAAAAATGGCGAGACCAGGCGGCTTACGGCCAGGTCAATTATTATTGCGGCCGGCGCCGAACCTTTTGTTCCTCCCCTGCCGGGGATTGAAGATTCGGGTTATCTCACCAGTGATACCCTGTGGGAGGAGCTGGCAACCCACGACAATCCTCCGGAAAAACTGGTTATCCTGGGAGGAGGTCCCATCGGCTGTGAACTGTCCCAGTGTTTTGCAAGACTCGGCTCCACTGTCTGGCAGGTTGAGCGGGGCGGGACGATCATGAGTCGGGAGGATGCGGAAGTTTCCGCCTTTGCCAGGGCGGCTCTTGAAAAGGATGGCGTCCATGTCCTTACGGGGCATAGTGCCCTGCGTTGTGAGCGGGAAGGTGATGTCAAATACGTGGTTGTTGAGCATGAAGGGCAGGAAAAAAGGCTCGACTATGATGTTCTTATCTGTGCCGTGGGTCGCTCAGCAAGGCTGAAGGGCTATGGTCTTGAAAACCTGGGCATTACCACTGAACGCACTGTTGTCACCAACGATTACCTGGAAACCCTCTATCCCAATATCTATGCAGCCGGTGATGTCGCAGGTCCTTACCAGTTTACCCATACGGCTGGACACCAGGCCTGGTATGCCACGGTCAACAGCCTGTTCGGGGAATGGAAGAAATTCAGGGTCGATTATTCAGTCATCCCCTGGACAACCTTCATTGATCCGGAGGTGGCACGGGTCGGCCTGAATGAACAGGAAGCAAAGGAAAAGAAAATAGCCTACGAGGTGACCCGTTTCGGTATTGATGATCTTGACCGGGCCATAGCCGACGGGGCAGCCCATGGGTTTATAAAAGTGCTTACCGTCCCCGGAAAAGACAAGATTCTCGGGGTGACCCTGGTGGGCGAGCATGGCGGAGATCTGCTGACCGAGTTTGTCCTGGCCATGAAGCACGGTCTCGGGCTGAACAAGATTCTCTCAACCATTCACACCTATCCGACCCTGGCGGAAACAAATAAATATGTGGCCGGGGAGTGGAAAAAAAGCCATGCGCCGGAGAAGCTGCTCGGCTGGATCGAACGTTATCATACCTGGAAAAGGGGGTAG
- a CDS encoding DUF547 domain-containing protein, with protein sequence MRWISVVLFLVFTVVHGEAAEFDHGAWTALLQKHVVVFDGGRKTQVDYNGFLRDRADLKRYLDSLTGIDQKTFDTYSPDEQLAFLINSYNSWTVELILTEYPDLESIKDLGSFFQSPWKKRFFSLLGKTRSLDEIEHTLIRGSGRYNDPRIHFAVNCASIGCPALRAEAYNGRDLQRQLQEAADLFLSDSTRNRYRNNRLEVSSLFKWYKEDFEKGWKGITSLGRFFADHRHSLGLNEQEAARAADNAIDITYLKYNWKLNSIVR encoded by the coding sequence ATGAGATGGATTTCTGTTGTTCTTTTTCTGGTTTTTACTGTGGTTCATGGGGAGGCGGCGGAGTTTGATCATGGAGCATGGACAGCATTGCTGCAAAAACATGTTGTTGTTTTTGATGGAGGCAGGAAAACTCAGGTCGATTATAACGGTTTTCTGCGTGATCGCGCAGATCTGAAGCGCTACCTTGACAGCCTTACCGGAATAGATCAGAAAACGTTTGATACCTATTCTCCCGATGAACAGCTTGCCTTTCTTATAAACAGTTACAACAGCTGGACTGTGGAGTTGATTCTGACTGAATACCCTGATCTTGAGTCCATAAAAGATCTTGGCTCCTTTTTCCAGTCTCCCTGGAAGAAGCGTTTTTTTTCTCTGCTGGGAAAGACAAGGTCGCTTGATGAGATAGAGCATACACTTATCCGCGGCTCAGGCAGGTATAATGACCCGCGTATTCACTTCGCGGTCAACTGCGCCAGTATTGGATGTCCTGCGCTGCGGGCGGAGGCCTATAACGGCAGGGATCTGCAGCGGCAGCTGCAGGAGGCCGCCGATCTTTTTCTCTCCGATTCAACAAGAAACCGCTACAGAAACAACCGGCTTGAAGTGTCATCTCTTTTTAAATGGTACAAGGAGGATTTTGAAAAGGGCTGGAAGGGGATAACGTCACTGGGCCGGTTCTTTGCTGACCATCGCCACTCCCTTGGCCTCAATGAACAGGAGGCTGCACGGGCGGCAGACAACGCCATTGATATTACCTATTTGAAATATAACTGGAAATTGAATAGTATAGTGCGCTGA
- a CDS encoding threonine aldolase family protein, translating to MSKVNLMDDYSEGCHPRILEILAETNLIQQEGYGEDAYSREARQFIRERINCSDADIFFVSGGTQANLIVIAASLRPHESVIAVDSGHINVHEAGAIEATGHRINGVPGSDGKMQVTDIESVLDGHGDVPHMVKPKMVYISNSTEIGTCYLKHELEELSAFCRDRGLFLFMDGARLGSALCADGNDLSLADVAELTDVFYIGGTKNGALLGEAIVITNNSIKEDFPFHLKQHGALTAKGRLLGIQFVALFRDDLFFELAAHANKMAGILAGAIKAKDYPFLVETPSNQIFPIFPDTRIKQLAEKYAFHIWQRVDDTHSAIRLVTSWATEQHVVDQFILDLDSFQ from the coding sequence ATGTCGAAAGTAAATCTGATGGATGATTACAGTGAAGGGTGTCATCCGCGTATTTTAGAGATTCTTGCAGAAACCAATCTTATACAGCAGGAAGGTTATGGTGAAGATGCCTATTCCCGGGAGGCACGACAGTTTATCCGGGAAAGAATCAACTGCTCTGATGCGGATATTTTTTTTGTTTCCGGAGGAACTCAGGCCAATCTGATTGTTATTGCCGCCTCCCTGCGGCCACATGAATCGGTAATTGCTGTGGACAGTGGTCACATTAATGTCCATGAGGCGGGAGCAATCGAGGCCACCGGCCACCGGATAAACGGTGTTCCCGGTTCGGACGGAAAAATGCAGGTAACGGATATAGAATCCGTGCTTGATGGACATGGCGATGTCCCCCATATGGTCAAGCCGAAGATGGTCTATATTTCCAATTCCACAGAAATCGGAACCTGCTACCTGAAACACGAGCTGGAAGAACTGTCAGCATTCTGCAGGGATAGGGGACTTTTTCTTTTTATGGACGGGGCCCGTCTCGGGTCCGCGCTCTGTGCGGATGGAAATGATCTCAGCCTTGCTGATGTGGCCGAACTGACGGATGTCTTTTATATCGGTGGTACAAAAAACGGCGCCCTGCTCGGGGAGGCCATTGTTATAACCAATAACAGCATTAAAGAGGATTTTCCCTTCCATCTGAAACAGCACGGTGCCCTGACCGCCAAAGGTCGTCTGCTCGGTATCCAGTTTGTCGCCCTGTTCCGGGATGACCTGTTTTTTGAACTTGCCGCACACGCAAACAAAATGGCAGGTATACTCGCCGGGGCAATCAAGGCAAAAGACTATCCATTTCTTGTTGAAACACCTTCAAACCAGATCTTCCCGATTTTCCCAGATACCAGGATTAAACAACTGGCAGAAAAGTACGCATTCCATATCTGGCAGAGGGTTGATGATACCCATTCGGCAATCAGGCTGGTGACATCCTGGGCGACAGAGCAGCACGTGGTTGATCAGTTTATTCTTGACCTGGACAGCTTCCAATAA